One Natronomonas gomsonensis genomic window, CTCCATCTTTCCTTCGGTGCCGCGTGCCCCGAAGCCGCCGGGAACAATGATGCCGTCGGCGCGTTCGAGGCGGTCGGCGTGTTCGTCGTCCATCTCGTCGGCGTCGACCCACAGGACGTTTACGTCGGTTTCGGTCTCGAAGCCGGCGTGTTTCAGCGATTCGTGGATGGACATATAGGCGTCCTCCAGCCCGTACTTGCCGACCAGCGCGATGTCGATTTCGTCGGTCGGGTCGGTGGTGACGATTTCCCGCCAGCCGTTGTCGCGGTCGGCTTTCGGAATCGCCTCCTCGGCCAGCCCCAACCGCTCCATGACGTACTCGTCGAGTCCCTCGTCTTCGACCATCAGGGGGACGTGATAGATGTCCGCGACGTCGGGATTCGAGAAGACGGCGTCGGTGGGAACGTCACAGAACAGCGCGATTTTCTCCTTCGTCTCGGGGTCCAGTTTGTCCTCACAGCGGCCGACCAAGATGTCGGGCTGGAGGCCGATAGAACGGAGTTCCTTGACGGAGTGCTGAGTCGGTTTGGTCTTCTGTTCGCCGTTCTTCGAGTAGGGGACCAAGGTGACGTGGGTAAAGAGAATGTCTTCTTCGTCCTCCTCGTGGGCGAACTGCCGGAGTGCCTCGAGATACGGCATCCCCTCGATGTCGCCGACGGTGCCGCCCACCTCGATGAGACAGATGTCGTGGCCCTCGGCGGCCTCGCGGATGCGCCGTTTGATGTCGTCGGTGATGTGCGGGATAATCTGAACGGTGTTCCCGAGGTAGTCGCCCGCGCGTTCCTTCTCGATGACGTGGCGGTAGGTCTTTCCCGTCGTGACGTTGTGGTCGAACGTCATGTCGATGTCGAGGAACCGCTCGTAGTTCCCCAAATCGAGGTCGACCTCGCCGCCGTCTTTCAGGACGTACACTTCGCCATGCTGGTAGGGGTTCATCGTCCCCGCGTCGACGTTGAGATACGGGTCGATTTTCACGGCCGTCACGTCGAAGCCGGCGTTGGCGAGCAATCTCCCGGTGCTCGCCGCAGTGATGCCTTTCCCCAATCCTGACATCACGCCGCCGGTGACGAAGATGAATTTGTTCCCCAATGAGGGGTCGTACTCAGTAAGTTCCGTCGGCATACCGACGGTCCGCGAGCGTCAGACAAAACCGTTTCGGACCGACCTTTTTCCACGGCGCGGCAAAGCCGCGCCGGGAAAAACGTCGATGAAAAATAGCGACTCGTTCCCTACGGTCACTCGTCGTCCTCAGAAACGCTTCGCGTTTCTGATGGGCTGCGGAAATCGCTATGCGATTTCCGAACGCTACCGCGCTCGCTTCGCTCGCGCGGAGAACCGCTCGGCGCGCTTCGCGCGCCTCGCGGATGCTGGCACAACGACTCAATGTTCGGCTATATCCTTTTCTCCGACAATCGGTCTTCGAACACCGCAGCCAGCAATCCCAGTGGTGCGAGGACCAGCCCCACCGCACCGACCACCATTGCCATTTGTAGTCTGTTCGCGGCGAAGGCGAGGTACAGGGCGGCGACGAGTGCCACGAGCATCAGCCCCGCGAAGACGCTGGCCCACGGGTCGACCGATTCATTTCGGCGTCTCCGGTCGGCGTTTTCGATGAGGACGACGACAGCCGCCGCGACGGAAGCGACGACACACAGCCAAAACGCACCGATGACGAGGAACGCGCCGCCGATGTACGGCCCGCTCGTCAGTTGGACGCCGGCGAAGACGACTCCACAGAGGGTAGCGACGACGGCGTAGCCCCCGACGACGAGTTCCTCGGTCAATCGATTCGTCGTGGGCATTACACACTCGAATCGACGGTGTCGAACCAAACGTTCGGGTCAGTCTTCGAGTTGCTCCAGCGGCCCTTCGTCGGTGGCGACGAGTACCCACGCCAACCGATACCGTCTGTCGACGACGACCATCGTGAAGTTCCAGTGTGGCTCACCGAACCACTCACACCACGCTTCTCGCGTCCGGTGGACGGTCACCTCCTCGTAGCGGTCCTCGACGACGGAATCGCGGAACTCCTCGGCGAGTCGCTTGGCCTTCGCGAACGTTCCGTACTGCTGGTCGAGCGTATCGCTGTAGGAGACGGTGCCGCCGTGGACGAGCTGTTCGGCGAGGGTCCCGTCCATCGACAGCGCCGTCTCGACGGTCATCGACACGTCGGGGTCATCCGTCACGTCGAGGTCGAGTTCGTCGGTGACGGGCTCCGAGCCGAGGAGTCGGCCGAAGAACTCCGCGTCGGCGAGGCAGTTCCGGGAGGCGAACCAGTCGATCTCCGGCGAGTCGGGGATTTCGACACAGCAGTAGCGAGCGTCGCCGTGGCGTCGGGTCGCCGCCATCGCGTCGACGTACTGCTCGATTGGTTTCGCGCCGAGGTCGACAGGTTCGAACGCCGACGACCCCCACACTTCCTCGAGACTCCCCCCGCGTGGTCGAGTGGCACCCCAGTTCGGGTCGTGCATACCAGCGAAAACGGACCTATACGTAAACGTTTCGTGCCAGCGTCTGCCGGACGTTTAAGTTCCCCGTGCCCCAGCGAAGAACTCGCCGACCCGGTTTCCGACCTTCGCTGCCTGACCGACGAAGTGGTGGTCGGCGCTCATTACCTCGACCGTGCCGCCCCGTTTCTCGACGGCTCCGGCGACGGCTTCGGCGTCGACCGTCGTGTCGCGTTCGCCGTAGACGACACAGAGTGGACAGTCGATGTCCTCGATTGCGGCTACGGCATCGATGTCGTCGGTGATGTGGTCGGCCGGGGCGAGTGCCGCCACCGCGAACGGCGCCGTTCCCGTCTCACTCTCTCGGGCGGCGGCGACCACGGCGAGACAGCCGCCGAAACTGTAGCCGAACAGCCCGACGGCGTCGTACCGCTGTCTGGCCCACGCGTAAGCGTCGCGGGTGTCTGCCAACTCACCGGGTCCCTCGTCCCACGTGCCGTAGTCGAAGCGAAGACACGCACAATCGAGGGCGTCGCTCACCGCCTGCAGGCGGGGGTCACTCCGGTTCCCGCCCATCTGGGGGTGCGGCGGGCAGGCGACCACACAGGCGTCGCCCTCGGGGGAATCGAGGCTCCCCCGAACGTCGCGGTCCGACGGAATCACGACCGATTCGCTCATGGGCGACCTTTCGAGCGGTGGGGCCTTGAGGCTGTACCCCGCCGCTCGGAGAGCGTTTTAAGGGTTCGGAACCCATCACGACGATACATGGGCATCCTCTCTCGGGCGTCGTACGTCATCCGCTCGAAACTCAACGCCGTCCTGAACCGCGCGGAAGACCCCTCCGAGACGCTCGACTACTCTTACGAGCGCCTCCGGGACGAACTGCAGGACGTAAAGAAGGGTATCGCCGATTTGACGACACAGAAGAAGCGCCTCGAAATCCAGAAGCGCCGCCTCGAGGAGAACGTCGAGAAACACAACGAACAGGCCAGACAGGCCGTCGAACAGGACCGCGACGACCTCGCACGCCGCGCACTGGAGAAGAAGAAACAGAAGATGTCCCAAATCGAGGAGTTGGAGACCCAAATCGCGGACCTCCAGAACACACAGGACAATCTCGTCGAGAAGAAGAACGAACTCCAGAGCCGCATCGAGCAGTTCCGCACGGAAAAGGAGACGATGAAGGCCCGCTACGAGGCTGCAGAGGCCAGCACTCGCGTCAGCGAGGCGATGACCGGCGCCGGCGACGAGATGGAGAACGTCGGCCGCTCCATCGAGCGCGCCCGCGAGAAGACCGAGGACATGGAGGCTCGCGCCGCAGCCATGGACGAACTCCAAGAGAGCGGCGCCTTCGAGGACGCCCTCTCAGACGAGGACGAAATCGACCGCGAACTCAACTCCATGCAACGGGACGGAGAGGTCGAGGCCGAACTGGAGACGCTGAAGACCGAGGCCGGCAAGGGAAGCGTCGAGGAGGACCCGTCGGTCGACGCCGAGTCCGAAGCCGAAACCGAGACCGCCGACCCAGAAATCGAGGCCGAATTGGACGAACTGAAAGACGACGACGAGGAGTAGCTACGTCAGATTCGCCCGCCACTCCTCGGGGACCGGTGTCGGTTCGTCGGTTTCTGGGTCGACGATGACCTGCACCGTCCTCGCCGTCGCGACCGTCTCTTCGTCGGTCGCCAGCGTGATTTCGGTCGTGACGCTCGTCGTTCCCACGTCGAGTACCTCGACGGTGCCGACCACGCGGTCGCCGGCGAACAGTTCGGCGTGGTAGTCGACTTCCATTCGGACTGCCGGCCGGTAGTACTCCTCGAAGGTCGGCACCGTCTCCCGGAGGAACGACTCCCGAACCCGGCGGACGTACGTCGAGAACACCGCGTCGTCGACGTGTCGCTTGCCGGTGTCGAGGCTTCCGACGACGAGTTCGTGCTCGTAGTCGGTCATTCCTCGACGAAGTCGGGTTCGATGCGCTTCTCGTCGACTTCGCCTTCGAGGTGGTCGCGGAACGTCTCGACGTCGACGTCTTTGCGCTCGTTCTCGAAGCGGTCCCGAACCGAGACGGTGCCGGCCTCCTGTTCGTTGTCGCCGACGACGAGCATGTACGGCACCCGGTCGT contains:
- the pyrG gene encoding glutamine hydrolyzing CTP synthase, which encodes MPTELTEYDPSLGNKFIFVTGGVMSGLGKGITAASTGRLLANAGFDVTAVKIDPYLNVDAGTMNPYQHGEVYVLKDGGEVDLDLGNYERFLDIDMTFDHNVTTGKTYRHVIEKERAGDYLGNTVQIIPHITDDIKRRIREAAEGHDICLIEVGGTVGDIEGMPYLEALRQFAHEEDEEDILFTHVTLVPYSKNGEQKTKPTQHSVKELRSIGLQPDILVGRCEDKLDPETKEKIALFCDVPTDAVFSNPDVADIYHVPLMVEDEGLDEYVMERLGLAEEAIPKADRDNGWREIVTTDPTDEIDIALVGKYGLEDAYMSIHESLKHAGFETETDVNVLWVDADEMDDEHADRLERADGIIVPGGFGARGTEGKMEAVRYARENEVPFLGLCLGFQMAVIEYARNVCGLEGADSTEMVEDTPHPVIDILPEQYEVEDMGGTMRLGAHETEISEGTLAHEVYGTDSCTERHRHRYEVNPEYIEKLESAGMRFSGRANNRMEILELPDHPYFLGTQFHPEFRSRPTRASPPFVGLVETILGDNETDTEEVTA
- a CDS encoding PspA/IM30 family protein, with the translated sequence MGILSRASYVIRSKLNAVLNRAEDPSETLDYSYERLRDELQDVKKGIADLTTQKKRLEIQKRRLEENVEKHNEQARQAVEQDRDDLARRALEKKKQKMSQIEELETQIADLQNTQDNLVEKKNELQSRIEQFRTEKETMKARYEAAEASTRVSEAMTGAGDEMENVGRSIERAREKTEDMEARAAAMDELQESGAFEDALSDEDEIDRELNSMQRDGEVEAELETLKTEAGKGSVEEDPSVDAESEAETETADPEIEAELDELKDDDEE
- a CDS encoding alpha/beta hydrolase, whose product is MSESVVIPSDRDVRGSLDSPEGDACVVACPPHPQMGGNRSDPRLQAVSDALDCACLRFDYGTWDEGPGELADTRDAYAWARQRYDAVGLFGYSFGGCLAVVAAARESETGTAPFAVAALAPADHITDDIDAVAAIEDIDCPLCVVYGERDTTVDAEAVAGAVEKRGGTVEVMSADHHFVGQAAKVGNRVGEFFAGARGT
- a CDS encoding acyl-CoA thioesterase, coding for MTDYEHELVVGSLDTGKRHVDDAVFSTYVRRVRESFLRETVPTFEEYYRPAVRMEVDYHAELFAGDRVVGTVEVLDVGTTSVTTEITLATDEETVATARTVQVIVDPETDEPTPVPEEWRANLT